gggAATTCTCTGATTTCTGAGGGAATTCAAGGTGGGCAAAGGGAATGTGGGGGCAGAATTCAGTCCCAGCTTGCAGCAATGAGggattcccaaattcctgagggaattcccaaattcccgatgaaattcccaaattcctgaggGAATTCTCTGATTTCTGAGGGAATTCCAGGTGGGCCAAGGGGAATATGGGGGCAGAATTCAGTCCCAGCTTGCAGCAATGAGGGAATTCCCAGATTCCTGAGGGAACTCCCAAATTCCCGATGAAATTCCCGAATTTCTGagggaaatcccaaattcctgagggaaatcccaaattcctgaggGAATTCCAGGTGGGCAAAGGGAATGTGGGGGCAGAATTCAGTCCCAGCTTGCAGCAATGAGGGATTCCTggatttctgaggggatttctgaggaaattcccaaattcctgaggGAATTCCAGGTGGATAAGAGAAGGACAAAGGAGGAATTCAGTCCCTGCTTGCAGAAAGGAGGAAATTCCCAAGTTCCTGAGGGAAATCAGGTGGGCAAAGGGAATGTGGGGGCAGAATTCAGTCCCAGCTTGCAGCAATGagggaattcccaaattcctgaggggattcccaaattcccgatgaaatccccaaatttctgagggaaatcccgaattcctgagggaaatcccaaattcccgaGGGAATTCCAGGTGGGCAAAGGGAATGTGGGGGCAAAATTCAGTCCCAGCTCGCAGAGATGAGGGATTCCTggatttctgaggggatttctgaggaaattcccaaattcctgaggGAATTCCAGGTGGGCAAAGGGATATGTGGGGGCAAAATTCAGTCCCAGCTCGCAGCGATGAGGGATTCCTggatttctgaggggatttctgaggaaattcccaaattcctgaggGAATTCCAGGTGGGCAAAGGGAATGTGGGGGCAAAATTCAGTCCCAGCTCGCAGCGATGAGGGATTCCTggatttctgaggggatttCTGGATTTCTgaggaaattcccaaattcctgaggGAATTCCAGGTGGATAAGAGAAGGATGAAGGAGGAATTCAGTCCCTGCTTGCAGAAAGGAGGAAATTCCCAAGTTCCTGAGGGAAATCAGGTGGGCAAAGGGGAATATGGGGGCAGAATTCAGTCCCAGCTTGCAGCAATGAGGGATTCCCAGATTCCTGagggaaatcccaaattcccgatgaaatccccaaattcctgagggAATTCTCTGATTTCTGAGGGAATTTCAGGTGGGCCAAGGGGAATACGGGGGCAGAATTCAGTCCCAGCTTGCAGCAATGagggaattcccaaattcccgatGAAATTCCcgaattcctgagggaaatcccaaatttctgtgGGACTTCCAGGTGGGCAGAGGGgaatccaggtgggaattcagTCCAGGAATCGCTGGCAGGCCTTTTTCCAGCGGCACGCCGTGCACCACTGCTCCCGGCGCTCGATGCCGTAAACCTTGCGGCATTTTTTGGCCTCGCCGcggatttttctgggaaaagggggaagttttggggttttctcgctAGTGGGGTgaagattttggggggatttcggggttttttggggtcttACCTGGAGGCCGTGAggagccggggctgcagcaATGGCGGCGGCTGAGGGCCCTGAGGGGAGCcggggctgagggagcagctCCGAGCCTGAGGGGGGAAAAGCGgcaaaaaggggagaaaaaggggaaaaaagggggaaaaaggggttaaaaggggataaaaggggattaaagggggaaaaaaggtcgAGGTGAGGGGTTTTGAGGGGTGTATGTTAAGGGGGCTTGgctggaaggggaagggaagggggggaaaaagggcggGAAAAAAAGGCGGGAAAAAAAGGGCGggaagggaggggggaaaaaggaggaaaaaaggaaaaaaaatgagggaaaagtagaggaaaaaggaaggaaaaaagggaaataggACTGAGAAAACtaggaaaaatggggaagagatgggaaaaaggagggatattgagggggaaaaggagaaaaaaagggcgggaagggagggggaaaagaggaaa
This sequence is a window from Zonotrichia albicollis isolate bZonAlb1 chromosome 3, bZonAlb1.hap1, whole genome shotgun sequence. Protein-coding genes within it:
- the LOC141728424 gene encoding zinc finger protein 395-like, translated to MSRPVPGVTQPGLSHSAPPGSFWHIQADHAYQALPSIQIPVSPHIFTSVSWATATGPLPPARSCSLSPGSPQGPQPPPLLQPRLLTASRKIRGEAKKCRKVYGIERREQWCTACRWKKACQRFLD